Proteins found in one Lysinibacillus fusiformis genomic segment:
- a CDS encoding DMT family transporter produces the protein MLNPLFVLLAAILWGMTGTAQTYLDQGVSPIAVATIRSAIGGGLLLAITILLRKINFLRWSWKWTILAAASIALFQGLFFSSIRLTGIAIGTVATIGSAPVFSGVLEWLLWKTRPTAVWGLATLMAIIGCLLLFMNNGEESVHIGGFTLALCAGLAFAFYTNISKKLMAQEDALPAVAMTFSICTLFLLPFSLENGFFWLGNVHNLWTMLFMGIMCTSVAYLLFLNGLQKISSSTAVTLSLAEPLTAAILGVFLIGEHLSIVSWLGVAMLLGGIVVLTLGGRKKLKP, from the coding sequence ATGTTAAATCCATTGTTTGTATTACTAGCAGCTATTCTATGGGGGATGACTGGAACTGCCCAAACCTATTTGGACCAAGGGGTATCTCCAATAGCAGTGGCCACAATTCGTTCTGCAATTGGTGGCGGTTTATTATTAGCCATTACGATTTTATTGCGGAAAATTAACTTTTTAAGGTGGTCGTGGAAATGGACGATTTTAGCTGCGGCTAGTATAGCTCTTTTCCAAGGTCTTTTCTTCTCATCCATTCGTCTAACAGGTATAGCCATTGGAACTGTTGCTACTATTGGCAGTGCACCGGTGTTTTCTGGTGTTTTAGAGTGGCTATTATGGAAAACACGCCCCACAGCGGTATGGGGACTTGCTACATTGATGGCCATTATCGGATGTCTTTTATTATTTATGAATAATGGAGAAGAGTCTGTTCACATTGGCGGATTCACACTAGCACTTTGTGCAGGTCTAGCCTTCGCATTTTATACAAACATAAGTAAAAAATTAATGGCACAGGAAGATGCATTACCAGCAGTTGCTATGACGTTTTCCATTTGCACGTTGTTTTTACTGCCGTTTTCCCTAGAAAATGGATTTTTTTGGTTAGGAAATGTGCACAACTTATGGACAATGCTGTTTATGGGGATTATGTGTACAAGCGTAGCGTATTTATTGTTTTTAAATGGACTACAAAAAATTAGTTCATCCACAGCTGTAACACTTTCATTAGCAGAACCATTGACTGCAGCAATTCTTGGTGTGTTTTTAATTGGAGAACATTTAAGTATAGTATCTTGGCTTGGGGTAGCAATGTTATTAGGAGGCATTGTTGTTTTAACACTAGGTGGAAGAAAAAAGCTAAAACCTTAA
- a CDS encoding undecaprenyl-diphosphate phosphatase has translation MVEIIELLKALILGFVEGMTEFAPVSSTGHMIIVDDMWLKTEEFLGKYPANTFKIVVQLGSILAVIVVMWKRMLSLVGLYNIEGQAKSINGRFNLLHVIVGMLPAVVLGFAFKDFIDDHLFKVEHVIYALVAGAILMIAADKLAPRKPKVDSLDKISYGLAFKVGLVQCLSLWPGFSRSGATISGGVLFGMSHRVAADFTFIMAVPIMAGASLVSVLKNWDTLSMDYFGFYAVGFISSFIFALLSIKFFLALISKVKLMPFAIYRLVLAAVLCVIIFM, from the coding sequence ATGGTGGAAATTATAGAGTTATTAAAAGCGTTGATATTAGGCTTTGTCGAAGGTATGACAGAATTTGCACCAGTATCTTCTACGGGTCATATGATTATCGTGGATGATATGTGGTTAAAGACAGAGGAGTTTTTGGGAAAATATCCTGCCAACACATTTAAAATTGTTGTACAACTTGGATCCATATTAGCGGTTATCGTAGTTATGTGGAAACGCATGCTAAGCTTAGTTGGTTTATATAATATTGAAGGTCAAGCTAAGTCCATAAATGGTCGCTTTAACTTATTGCATGTTATTGTTGGGATGCTACCGGCAGTTGTCTTAGGCTTTGCATTCAAGGATTTTATTGATGACCATCTTTTTAAAGTAGAACATGTTATTTATGCGCTAGTGGCAGGAGCAATTCTAATGATTGCGGCAGATAAATTGGCACCGAGAAAACCAAAGGTAGATTCTTTAGATAAGATTTCCTATGGTTTAGCATTTAAGGTAGGGCTAGTACAATGTCTATCTCTATGGCCAGGATTTTCTCGTTCAGGTGCAACTATTTCTGGTGGGGTACTCTTTGGTATGAGTCACCGTGTTGCAGCTGATTTTACATTTATTATGGCTGTTCCGATTATGGCAGGAGCTAGCCTCGTATCCGTTTTGAAAAACTGGGATACTTTATCTATGGACTATTTTGGATTCTACGCTGTCGGATTTATTAGTTCATTCATCTTTGCATTACTGTCCATAAAGTTTTTCTTAGCACTTATTTCAAAGGTAAAATTAATGCCTTTTGCCATTTATCGTTTAGTTTTAGCCGCAGTTCTTTGCGTTATCATTTTCATGTAA
- a CDS encoding acyl-CoA dehydrogenase family protein, with product MTRYKFETTEHELFRKTFRKFLAEEAEPHYAQWEKNHLIPPSFWRKLGDMGYLCPQVEEQYGGLGLDFSFGVIIQEELERIGSSLIGVGLHNDIVVPYIEAYGTHEQKSRWLPKCVTGDYITAIAMTEPGTGSDLANIQTSAIRDGDHYIVNGQKTFITNGIHTNLAVVAVKTNPQAEKKHRGISLLVIEEGTPGFTKGRQLEKVGMHAQDTAELYFEDCRVPVQNLLGEEGKGFHYMMEKLQQERLAVAIAAQTAAEDMLALTLDYVKSRQAFGKTIGDFQNTQFKLAEMATKIELGKSFLESLIEEHIAGNDVVTKVSMAKYWITENARDLATQCMQLHGGYGYMEEYKIARRYRDIPVMSIYAGTNEVMKVIIAKNLGL from the coding sequence ATGACACGTTATAAATTTGAAACAACAGAGCATGAGTTATTTCGTAAAACCTTTCGTAAGTTTTTAGCTGAAGAAGCTGAACCGCATTATGCACAATGGGAAAAGAATCATCTTATTCCGCCTTCTTTTTGGCGTAAGCTTGGTGATATGGGCTATCTTTGTCCACAAGTAGAAGAACAATATGGTGGACTGGGCCTGGATTTCAGCTTTGGTGTCATTATTCAAGAAGAACTTGAACGTATAGGCTCCAGCCTTATTGGGGTCGGCTTGCATAATGATATTGTCGTACCTTATATTGAGGCATATGGTACACACGAACAAAAATCACGCTGGCTACCTAAGTGTGTTACAGGCGACTATATAACCGCTATTGCAATGACCGAGCCTGGTACAGGTTCAGATTTGGCGAATATCCAAACATCGGCTATTCGCGATGGTGACCATTATATTGTAAATGGTCAAAAAACCTTTATCACAAATGGTATCCACACAAACTTAGCGGTTGTCGCAGTGAAAACAAATCCACAGGCTGAAAAAAAGCATCGTGGCATCAGCCTACTTGTTATTGAAGAAGGTACACCTGGCTTTACAAAAGGAAGGCAGCTCGAAAAAGTGGGTATGCATGCCCAAGATACTGCTGAACTCTATTTTGAAGATTGTCGAGTGCCTGTGCAAAACCTACTTGGAGAAGAGGGCAAGGGCTTTCATTATATGATGGAAAAACTACAACAAGAGCGATTAGCCGTAGCGATTGCCGCACAAACAGCCGCTGAGGATATGCTTGCATTAACGCTAGACTATGTGAAATCACGCCAAGCTTTTGGTAAAACAATTGGTGACTTCCAAAATACACAATTTAAATTAGCTGAAATGGCTACTAAAATTGAGCTTGGTAAATCATTTTTAGAATCCTTGATTGAAGAGCATATCGCAGGGAATGATGTTGTGACTAAAGTATCTATGGCAAAATACTGGATTACTGAAAATGCACGTGACCTTGCTACGCAATGCATGCAATTGCATGGTGGCTATGGCTATATGGAGGAATATAAGATTGCTAGAAGGTATAGAGATATACCTGTTATGTCCATCTATGCAGGAACCAATGAAGTCATGAAGGTTATTATCGCCAAAAATTTAGGTCTATAA
- a CDS encoding DNA-binding protein has protein sequence MYKTIEETAFDLGMPEDQVMRLVYEGRIRSVYDGQQILINSGQFSTYFKQLERIKEEIEIWRSTPIPEDIDVKDED, from the coding sequence ATGTATAAAACAATTGAAGAGACAGCTTTTGATCTCGGTATGCCTGAGGATCAAGTAATGCGTCTAGTTTACGAAGGACGCATCCGTTCTGTTTACGATGGACAACAAATTCTAATCAATAGTGGCCAATTCAGCACTTATTTTAAACAATTGGAACGTATTAAAGAGGAAATTGAAATTTGGCGTTCTACTCCTATTCCAGAGGATATTGACGTCAAAGATGAAGACTAA
- a CDS encoding metallophosphoesterase has protein sequence MPKVIGGVLLISIYSALTFYLGWGVKQWLVAMGWFRFPVLFWLVLYIVAFSIIIGRLHESLRVFSVISNYWMFIFEYGLLLCLAAQFIIWLTPFKNVQIIGSVAVAVLFLLSIIGSYLAYSPVVRHLEITVDKKDSELNTLRAVVASDFHLGVLSHKRHLQRFVSLANEAQPDIVLLAGDIVDDDPKWFVQEGMADVMKQLASTYGTYGILGNHEYYGKKITEFIKEMENANVKMLLDETILIEDAFILTGQEDRTNKERKPLEVLKHSANLPWLVMNHTPDDLITPSKMGVDLHMSGHTHKGQLWPNQYITARVFELDYGYKLKEQMHTLVSSGYGFWGPPMRIGSRSELWVVDIKFQ, from the coding sequence ATGCCAAAAGTAATCGGCGGTGTTCTTTTAATTAGTATTTATAGTGCGTTGACTTTCTATTTAGGGTGGGGAGTAAAGCAGTGGCTTGTGGCAATGGGATGGTTCCGTTTCCCGGTTCTATTTTGGTTGGTGCTGTACATTGTTGCTTTTAGTATTATAATCGGAAGATTACACGAGTCTTTACGAGTGTTTTCTGTAATCAGTAATTACTGGATGTTTATCTTTGAGTATGGCTTATTGCTATGTTTAGCTGCTCAGTTCATTATTTGGTTAACACCTTTTAAAAATGTACAAATAATTGGTAGTGTAGCAGTTGCAGTCTTATTTTTGCTAAGTATCATTGGCTCTTATTTAGCCTATTCTCCAGTTGTTCGTCATTTAGAAATAACAGTTGATAAAAAAGACAGTGAGTTAAACACACTAAGAGCTGTTGTGGCGTCTGATTTTCACTTAGGTGTTTTATCACATAAAAGACATTTACAACGTTTTGTAAGTTTAGCTAATGAAGCACAACCAGATATCGTGTTGTTAGCTGGGGATATCGTGGATGATGACCCGAAATGGTTTGTTCAAGAGGGCATGGCAGATGTCATGAAACAATTAGCATCTACATATGGAACATATGGTATATTAGGTAACCATGAATATTATGGCAAAAAAATTACTGAATTTATCAAGGAAATGGAAAACGCCAATGTAAAAATGCTACTAGATGAAACAATTCTTATAGAAGATGCGTTTATATTAACAGGGCAAGAAGACAGGACGAATAAAGAAAGAAAACCACTTGAAGTATTAAAGCATTCTGCTAACTTACCATGGCTTGTGATGAACCATACACCTGATGACTTGATCACACCTTCGAAAATGGGTGTTGATTTACATATGTCTGGTCATACACACAAGGGACAACTGTGGCCAAATCAATATATAACAGCTCGTGTATTTGAACTGGATTATGGTTATAAGTTGAAGGAACAGATGCATACACTTGTTTCATCAGGCTATGGCTTCTGGGGCCCGCCGATGCGAATTGGCAGTAGATCAGAGCTTTGGGTAGTAGATATAAAATTTCAGTAG
- a CDS encoding 2-hydroxyacid dehydrogenase, protein MKKKLFITRKFPTHIVELLQEFYEISQWDEEEIVIPREKLLAAVADCEVLWVTIADQVDEELLSHAPNLKLVTNLAVGYNNIDVKALKKRGIMATNTPGVLTNTTADLVFGLLLATARRIPESERYLREGKWKSWYPMQLVGKDVSGATIGIIGMGRIGQAVARRAKGFDMKILYNNRRRRHEAEEMYGFQYVSLEDILKQSDFVVIMTPYNSDTEGLIGAQELALMKEDAVLINASRGGIIDEDALYDVLKNGKLWAAGLDVFEQEPIAMNHPLLTLSNVVALPHIGSASLETRTAMLMLNVKALTAYGQGKAISNRID, encoded by the coding sequence ATGAAAAAGAAATTATTTATAACACGTAAGTTTCCTACACATATTGTTGAACTATTACAGGAGTTTTACGAAATCTCACAATGGGATGAGGAAGAGATAGTGATCCCACGTGAAAAATTGCTAGCAGCTGTCGCTGACTGTGAGGTGCTGTGGGTAACGATTGCAGATCAAGTAGATGAAGAATTACTTTCACATGCACCCAACTTAAAATTAGTGACGAACTTAGCAGTTGGATATAATAATATCGATGTGAAGGCTTTAAAGAAACGAGGCATTATGGCGACGAATACGCCTGGGGTATTAACTAATACGACTGCGGATTTAGTATTTGGCTTACTGCTTGCAACTGCCCGTAGAATTCCAGAAAGCGAAAGATATTTACGTGAGGGCAAATGGAAAAGCTGGTATCCAATGCAACTGGTTGGCAAGGATGTATCAGGAGCCACAATCGGCATTATTGGCATGGGAAGAATTGGCCAAGCCGTTGCTAGAAGAGCAAAAGGTTTTGATATGAAAATCTTGTATAATAATCGCAGACGTCGTCATGAAGCGGAAGAAATGTATGGCTTCCAGTATGTTTCGCTGGAGGATATTTTAAAGCAATCTGATTTTGTTGTGATTATGACGCCTTATAATAGTGATACGGAAGGACTCATTGGAGCACAGGAGCTTGCTTTGATGAAGGAGGATGCGGTATTAATTAATGCCTCACGTGGTGGGATTATTGATGAGGATGCCCTGTATGACGTCCTGAAAAATGGGAAGCTTTGGGCTGCAGGATTAGATGTATTTGAACAAGAGCCGATTGCGATGAACCATCCTTTATTAACACTTTCGAATGTAGTAGCTCTGCCACATATCGGTAGTGCATCATTAGAAACGAGAACGGCCATGCTGATGTTAAATGTAAAAGCATTGACAGCATATGGACAAGGTAAGGCAATATCCAATCGAATTGATTAA
- a CDS encoding homoserine dehydrogenase: MATIKAAILGFGTVGQGIYHILNEKREELKNKLGIELEVAKILVTDASRERVPGTAHLMTTSMDEVLAEPGMQVVFEAIVNEEPAYSYLKRAVEHKCHVITANKVMFAKRGLELQDLAKANGVFVGYEATTAGGVPVIKTMKNILLVNDVSRIQGVLNGTCNYILTKMRAQGWSFETALKEAQGLGYAEADPYNDISGQDAFKKLMILSALAFGEQPDWSDVEVIGIDSISAEQVREACENGLRYRHVAEVEKRADGKIIAKVGPQLVDKEHPLYPVDDVFNAVALETNYIGTLTLVGPGAGMYPTASVMVEDYAEIIGKRAGFVVTI; the protein is encoded by the coding sequence ATGGCAACTATAAAGGCAGCGATTTTAGGATTTGGAACGGTAGGTCAGGGGATCTACCATATTTTAAATGAAAAACGAGAAGAGCTAAAAAATAAATTAGGTATTGAATTAGAGGTAGCGAAGATTTTAGTGACAGATGCTAGTCGCGAACGTGTGCCAGGAACAGCACATTTAATGACAACAAGCATGGATGAAGTCTTAGCAGAACCAGGTATGCAGGTTGTGTTTGAAGCAATTGTTAACGAAGAGCCTGCATACAGTTATTTAAAGCGAGCAGTTGAACATAAATGTCATGTTATTACAGCCAATAAAGTGATGTTTGCCAAACGAGGTTTAGAGTTGCAGGATCTTGCAAAAGCTAATGGCGTTTTTGTAGGCTATGAGGCTACTACTGCTGGTGGTGTACCTGTTATTAAAACAATGAAAAATATTTTACTTGTAAATGATGTAAGTCGTATACAAGGCGTCTTAAATGGCACATGTAACTATATTTTAACAAAAATGCGTGCACAGGGCTGGTCTTTCGAAACAGCTTTAAAAGAGGCACAAGGCTTAGGTTATGCTGAAGCAGATCCATATAATGATATATCTGGGCAGGATGCATTTAAAAAATTAATGATTTTAAGTGCCTTAGCTTTTGGAGAGCAACCAGATTGGTCAGATGTAGAAGTGATTGGGATCGATAGTATCTCTGCTGAACAAGTTCGTGAAGCGTGTGAAAATGGTCTGCGTTACCGCCATGTAGCTGAAGTGGAGAAACGGGCTGACGGTAAAATTATTGCTAAAGTCGGTCCACAACTAGTTGATAAAGAGCATCCACTTTATCCAGTCGATGATGTGTTTAATGCGGTGGCATTAGAGACTAACTATATTGGTACATTAACATTAGTTGGTCCTGGAGCAGGGATGTACCCAACTGCGAGTGTCATGGTAGAGGATTATGCTGAAATCATTGGGAAAAGAGCAGGATTTGTTGTCACAATCTAA
- a CDS encoding globin-coupled sensor protein — MFQLINRSKKNTIEISNETTIGIFIEDSDRLLQLNLVGLSVHDLQLINSLKPYVERNVVEVVGAFYHAIESVPSLQEVIQSHSSSERLRQTLRHHIIEMFEGRIDEAFLEKRRRVAKMHVKINLYPKWYLAAFQILEKSLRKIIYELRLPKGEEEKFCDAISKICNFEQQIVLEEYDSYASILIEEQRNNVRDHVKEVIGGISTQLEVQSQTTTETVAELVYSAQRVNTSLKDSMHEAESMQKVSSEGYSKIISINEQTGKIHHKTVEMANMVEQLDASSSKINAVVEIVKSISGQTNLLALNSAIEAARAGEHGKGFAVVANEVRKLADQTKSSVEQIAELIMMSNGITTQVVQAIQDIQELVNSSIERNAESLKAFDAISGSVEDSISNFQEVGNQVSELATIIESIGESSEELERVANRLNTTIREF; from the coding sequence ATGTTTCAACTTATCAATAGATCCAAGAAAAATACAATTGAAATAAGCAATGAAACAACTATCGGTATTTTTATTGAAGATTCAGACCGTCTACTACAATTAAATCTTGTAGGGTTAAGTGTGCATGATCTTCAACTGATTAATAGTTTAAAACCATATGTAGAAAGAAATGTAGTAGAAGTGGTAGGGGCATTTTATCATGCAATAGAAAGTGTTCCTTCTTTACAGGAGGTTATTCAATCACATAGTTCCAGCGAGCGTTTACGTCAAACATTACGTCACCATATTATTGAAATGTTTGAAGGGCGAATAGATGAAGCCTTTTTAGAAAAGCGAAGACGTGTGGCAAAAATGCATGTGAAGATTAATTTATATCCGAAGTGGTATCTAGCAGCTTTTCAAATTCTAGAGAAATCACTCCGGAAAATAATTTATGAGCTTCGATTACCTAAAGGTGAGGAAGAGAAGTTTTGTGATGCTATCAGTAAAATATGTAATTTTGAACAACAAATTGTTTTAGAAGAATACGATAGCTATGCAAGTATATTAATTGAGGAACAACGCAATAATGTTAGGGACCATGTAAAGGAAGTCATAGGTGGAATTTCTACACAATTAGAGGTTCAATCACAAACTACGACTGAAACAGTAGCAGAACTTGTATATAGCGCACAGCGTGTCAACACTTCTTTGAAGGATAGTATGCATGAGGCTGAATCTATGCAAAAAGTGTCTAGTGAAGGTTATAGTAAAATAATATCTATTAATGAACAAACAGGGAAGATTCATCATAAAACCGTTGAAATGGCAAATATGGTGGAGCAATTAGATGCGTCTTCTTCGAAGATTAATGCCGTTGTAGAAATTGTCAAAAGTATTTCAGGGCAAACAAATTTACTTGCGTTGAACTCTGCAATTGAGGCCGCACGTGCTGGTGAACATGGTAAAGGCTTTGCAGTTGTTGCAAATGAAGTACGCAAGCTTGCGGATCAAACGAAAAGCTCTGTTGAACAAATTGCTGAGTTGATCATGATGTCGAATGGTATCACAACACAAGTAGTACAAGCCATTCAGGACATACAGGAGCTTGTGAATAGTAGTATTGAACGGAATGCAGAATCTTTAAAGGCATTTGATGCGATTTCTGGATCTGTAGAGGATTCAATCTCGAATTTTCAAGAAGTCGGCAATCAAGTATCTGAATTAGCGACTATTATTGAGTCAATTGGTGAATCATCTGAAGAATTAGAGAGGGTGGCTAATCGCTTAAATACAACAATCAGAGAGTTTTAA
- a CDS encoding response regulator transcription factor: protein MTKLTVLVTDDDQDIRDGIEIYLKNEGYHVIKAADGLDALKKLENNEVHLIILDIMMPNMDGITATFKIREERNIPIIMLSAKAEDGDKIHGLSVGADDYVTKPFHPLELLARVKSQLRRYVQLGTYSEGAAKVEIDGLVLDEEAKEVVLEGEAVRLTPIEYKITELLMKNAGRVFSIREIYERVWNEEAYNAENIVAVHIRKIREKIEADPKNPRYLKVVWGVGYKMEK from the coding sequence ATGACGAAATTAACAGTTCTTGTTACAGATGACGATCAAGATATTCGTGATGGTATTGAAATCTATTTAAAAAATGAAGGCTATCATGTCATTAAAGCAGCAGATGGCTTAGATGCATTAAAAAAGCTAGAGAACAATGAAGTACATTTAATTATTTTAGATATCATGATGCCAAACATGGATGGAATTACAGCAACCTTTAAAATTAGGGAAGAGCGCAATATTCCAATTATCATGCTGAGTGCAAAGGCGGAGGATGGCGATAAGATTCATGGATTATCGGTTGGAGCAGATGATTATGTGACAAAGCCATTCCATCCATTAGAGCTATTGGCACGTGTAAAATCTCAGCTACGACGCTATGTTCAGCTAGGGACGTATAGTGAGGGTGCTGCAAAGGTGGAAATCGACGGACTTGTTCTTGATGAAGAGGCAAAAGAGGTTGTATTAGAAGGAGAGGCTGTTCGACTAACCCCGATAGAATATAAAATTACGGAATTATTAATGAAAAATGCAGGGCGTGTGTTTTCGATTCGTGAAATTTATGAACGTGTTTGGAATGAGGAAGCTTATAATGCTGAAAATATTGTAGCTGTTCACATTCGGAAAATACGTGAGAAAATTGAAGCTGATCCGAAAAATCCACGCTATCTAAAGGTGGTATGGGGCGTTGGCTATAAAATGGAAAAATAA
- a CDS encoding sensor histidine kinase, with protein MVKKWKSLLVLMCLIWTVFGVLTFYHVGYQYIGKSYFESENFQHEIDNFTAELGPLLINVPNAQELKNKIEITQTEIEDHRNYYGTLGQQIDNIKAQYEQRIQEAVDANATELKTKLETERDTKIKDITANFENDEHVRKKILAEKEALIDKYIKAAQSESKSFSKTYDYWSYELTNTETGKIYRSGDVSESSAYKIKYTDRKPLYAWNISDNLRDIFYRTETYVNVDDLYETTEYTGVVAISKKAVMSEDVIQGGYQQFQQFQRNQYTHYFIWITSIIMAVFVWRGRKDVLQIVRSMKEKDLLSKYKIDVQIILLLITGLMYFISAQVVFESIEYNSIYNYNYVRFILDIAFKIAVLMVIGSAFFVQLIWLYTRVDTLKKLEGNVKSSYLWSLGDSLTDLFINRSIALHSIVMLAAAFFGGGSLVAFMAGVGGFAVLVLGICMLIGFPAMIVFLSRMGYLNRIMKDTKDMAEGRLNRDVKIKGKSPLAGHAENLNHLREGVRTSMHEQAKSERLKTELITNVSHDLRTPLTSIITYTDLLKKPNITEEERQQYIHILDKKSERLKVLIEDLFEVSKMASGNIELHRSRVDLTQLIQQAVGEHKEDLAQSNLDLRMTMPNDLIYAYVDGQKWWRLIDNLIVNVLKYALEGTRVYVTLKRTADGDAEFTVKNVAKYEISEDAEELFERFKRADASRHTEGSGLGLAIAQSIVDLHGARMTIDVDGDLFKVIVRIPAV; from the coding sequence ATGGTGAAAAAATGGAAATCCCTTCTCGTATTAATGTGTTTAATCTGGACGGTTTTCGGTGTACTTACTTTTTATCATGTGGGTTATCAGTATATTGGAAAATCATATTTCGAATCGGAAAATTTCCAGCATGAAATCGATAATTTCACTGCAGAACTAGGACCGTTATTAATCAACGTTCCGAATGCACAGGAATTAAAAAATAAAATAGAGATTACCCAAACTGAAATAGAGGATCATCGTAATTACTACGGTACATTAGGACAGCAAATCGATAATATTAAAGCACAATATGAACAGCGCATTCAGGAAGCTGTAGATGCCAATGCAACAGAATTAAAGACAAAGCTAGAGACTGAACGCGATACTAAAATTAAAGATATTACAGCAAATTTTGAAAATGATGAACATGTACGAAAGAAGATTCTTGCAGAAAAAGAAGCGCTTATTGATAAATATATCAAAGCCGCACAAAGTGAATCCAAAAGCTTTAGTAAGACCTACGACTATTGGTCTTATGAGTTGACAAATACAGAAACAGGTAAAATTTACCGTTCTGGTGATGTTTCTGAAAGTAGTGCCTATAAAATAAAGTATACTGATCGAAAACCGCTATATGCATGGAATATTAGTGATAATTTAAGAGATATTTTTTACCGTACAGAAACGTATGTGAATGTAGATGACCTTTACGAAACGACAGAATATACAGGTGTAGTAGCTATCTCTAAAAAAGCAGTAATGTCAGAAGATGTGATACAAGGAGGATACCAACAATTTCAACAGTTTCAACGCAATCAATATACCCATTACTTTATTTGGATTACAAGTATTATAATGGCCGTCTTTGTTTGGAGGGGGCGTAAGGACGTATTACAGATTGTTAGGAGCATGAAGGAAAAAGATCTTTTATCAAAGTATAAAATTGATGTGCAAATTATTCTTTTGTTAATAACGGGCCTTATGTATTTCATTTCAGCACAAGTTGTTTTTGAATCGATTGAATATAATTCAATATATAATTATAATTATGTGCGTTTTATACTTGATATTGCCTTTAAAATAGCTGTTTTAATGGTAATTGGCAGTGCCTTCTTTGTGCAATTAATATGGTTGTATACAAGAGTAGATACTTTGAAAAAGCTAGAGGGAAATGTGAAATCGAGCTATTTATGGTCACTTGGGGATTCCCTTACTGATTTATTTATTAATCGTTCGATTGCATTGCATTCCATTGTGATGCTAGCTGCAGCATTCTTTGGAGGAGGTAGCCTTGTCGCTTTCATGGCTGGAGTAGGAGGTTTCGCAGTCCTTGTGCTTGGTATTTGTATGCTTATAGGATTCCCTGCTATGATTGTTTTCCTATCAAGAATGGGTTATTTAAATCGCATTATGAAAGATACGAAGGATATGGCTGAAGGTCGTTTAAACCGCGATGTAAAGATAAAAGGGAAATCACCGCTTGCAGGTCATGCAGAAAACCTCAATCATTTACGAGAAGGCGTGCGTACGTCTATGCATGAACAGGCGAAAAGTGAGCGTTTAAAAACAGAGCTAATTACAAATGTGAGTCATGATTTACGGACTCCTTTAACCTCTATAATAACGTATACCGATTTACTGAAGAAACCAAATATTACAGAAGAAGAACGTCAACAATACATTCATATTCTCGATAAAAAATCTGAACGTTTAAAGGTGCTAATTGAAGATCTATTTGAAGTATCGAAAATGGCAAGCGGTAATATTGAACTTCATCGCAGTCGAGTTGATTTGACACAGCTTATCCAGCAAGCAGTAGGAGAGCATAAGGAGGATCTAGCACAATCTAATTTAGATTTACGAATGACGATGCCAAATGATCTAATTTATGCATATGTGGATGGTCAAAAGTGGTGGAGACTCATTGATAATTTAATTGTCAATGTCTTGAAATATGCGCTTGAGGGAACTCGTGTCTATGTGACATTAAAGCGTACGGCTGATGGCGATGCTGAATTTACAGTGAAAAATGTAGCGAAGTATGAAATTAGTGAGGATGCTGAGGAATTATTTGAACGCTTTAAACGTGCAGATGCTTCTCGTCATACAGAGGGCTCGGGGCTTGGATTAGCCATTGCACAATCCATTGTCGATTTACATGGAGCAAGGATGACCATTGATGTAGATGGAGATTTATTTAAAGTAATTGTTCGAATTCCAGCAGTTTAA